The following coding sequences lie in one Actinomyces capricornis genomic window:
- the tatC gene encoding twin-arginine translocase subunit TatC yields MPKLPKISTARRKDNPEARMSIGDHLRELRNRVIISAVGVIVGSVVGYLIYDWAFALVTYPITEAIDNGAKLTLNFNTVLGSFDLKIRISLWLGVLLSSPLWMYQFWAYVGPGMTAREKRYTWAYGLVGLLLFLSGVALGIFILPHAVTILTGFIPQGAATSGFIDASPYLSFVMRIILVFGLAFLLPEVMVALNHLGLVKGATLLKGWRWAVVIIFAFMAVANPLPDPWSMIFMAIPITGLYFLACYIAIRHDKRVARKRAALDAELDAALATPSGKQLPAD; encoded by the coding sequence GTGCCCAAGCTCCCCAAGATCTCCACGGCCCGCCGTAAGGACAACCCCGAGGCGAGGATGTCCATCGGGGACCACCTGCGCGAGCTGCGCAATCGCGTCATCATCTCCGCCGTGGGCGTGATCGTGGGATCAGTGGTGGGCTACCTCATCTACGACTGGGCCTTCGCCCTGGTCACCTACCCCATCACCGAGGCCATCGACAACGGCGCCAAGCTGACCCTGAACTTCAACACGGTGCTGGGCTCCTTCGACCTGAAGATCCGCATCTCCCTGTGGCTGGGCGTCCTGCTGTCCTCGCCGCTGTGGATGTACCAGTTCTGGGCCTATGTGGGCCCGGGCATGACGGCCAGGGAGAAGCGCTACACCTGGGCCTACGGCCTGGTGGGCCTGCTGCTGTTCCTGAGCGGCGTGGCCCTGGGCATCTTCATCCTGCCGCATGCGGTGACGATCCTCACCGGCTTCATCCCCCAGGGGGCTGCCACCTCAGGCTTCATCGACGCCAGCCCCTACCTGTCCTTCGTCATGAGGATCATCCTGGTCTTCGGCCTGGCCTTCCTGCTGCCCGAGGTCATGGTGGCCCTCAACCACCTGGGCCTGGTCAAGGGCGCCACCCTGCTCAAGGGCTGGCGATGGGCCGTGGTCATCATCTTCGCCTTCATGGCGGTGGCCAACCCCCTGCCCGACCCCTGGTCCATGATCTTCATGGCCATCCCCATCACCGGCCTGTACTTCCTGGCCTGCTACATCGCCATCCGCCACGACAAGCGGGTGGCCAGGAAGCGGGCCGCCCTGGATGCCGAGCTCGATGCCGCACTGGCCACGCCCTCCGGCAAGCAGCTCCCCGCGGATTGA
- the tatA gene encoding Sec-independent protein translocase subunit TatA, whose amino-acid sequence MGAFKPWHWIVLIVVVVLVFGAGRLPDIAKSLGQSMKVFKKEVKELREDDDQPPAQIQQPQEGTYYTQPTQQGQAAPSGSEHPSQQ is encoded by the coding sequence ATGGGAGCTTTCAAGCCCTGGCACTGGATCGTGCTCATCGTCGTCGTGGTCCTGGTCTTCGGAGCAGGCCGGCTCCCCGACATCGCCAAGAGCCTGGGCCAGTCGATGAAGGTCTTCAAGAAGGAGGTCAAGGAGCTGCGCGAGGACGACGACCAGCCTCCCGCCCAGATCCAGCAGCCTCAGGAGGGCACCTACTACACCCAGCCCACCCAGCAGGGCCAGGCGGCCCCCAGCGGCTCGGAGCACCCCTCCCAGCAGTGA
- a CDS encoding helix-turn-helix transcriptional regulator yields the protein MPRRPTSEHLARLLALPAWVAEHPGTSIERAAAHFGVTPGQIEADVNTLWVSGLPGGLPGELVDFDAADFEAGRLSLSEPLGLDRPVRLSRQEALSLVMALRVLRSVLAGDEDSLRALGGAEAALTGLLSHGPDEPLDPCAAPAAGRSHTLEDTGEQEQVRTGSRHLAEILASVRQALRERRRLEITYVSATDTASQRQVDPMELRSDGAHLWLLGWCLSAGAQRTFRLDRVLAATVLPTRARARRAPKHRRGQGLASPAAGPTAALTLRPSGRWLVEQVPCLSVEERDDGCLRATIQGRDEDWLVSLALSAGSHLIAVEPAALAQRVGGAARRALAAYGPDAGGRAGPAPHAGGV from the coding sequence ATGCCGCGCCGCCCCACCTCCGAGCACCTGGCCCGCCTGCTGGCCCTGCCCGCCTGGGTGGCCGAGCACCCCGGGACCAGCATTGAGCGCGCCGCCGCCCACTTCGGCGTCACCCCCGGGCAGATCGAGGCGGACGTCAACACCCTGTGGGTCTCGGGGCTGCCCGGCGGTCTGCCCGGTGAGCTCGTCGACTTCGACGCCGCCGACTTCGAGGCGGGCCGCCTGAGCCTGTCCGAGCCCCTGGGCCTGGACCGGCCCGTGCGCCTGTCCCGCCAGGAGGCGCTGTCCCTGGTCATGGCCCTGCGCGTCCTGCGCTCCGTGCTGGCCGGCGACGAGGACTCCCTGCGCGCCCTGGGCGGGGCCGAGGCGGCGCTCACCGGCCTGCTGTCCCATGGCCCCGATGAGCCGCTCGACCCCTGCGCCGCGCCGGCCGCCGGGCGCTCCCACACCTTGGAGGATACGGGGGAGCAGGAGCAGGTCAGGACGGGCTCCCGCCACCTGGCCGAGATACTGGCCAGTGTGCGCCAGGCGCTGCGCGAGCGCCGTCGGCTCGAGATCACCTACGTCTCAGCCACCGACACCGCCTCCCAGCGCCAGGTCGATCCCATGGAGCTGCGCAGCGACGGCGCGCACCTGTGGCTGCTCGGCTGGTGCCTGAGCGCGGGCGCGCAGCGCACCTTCCGCCTCGATCGCGTGCTGGCGGCCACCGTGCTGCCCACCCGGGCGCGGGCGCGCCGCGCTCCCAAGCACCGCCGAGGCCAGGGGCTCGCCTCCCCTGCGGCGGGGCCCACGGCCGCCCTGACGCTGCGGCCCTCGGGCCGGTGGCTGGTCGAGCAGGTCCCCTGCCTGAGCGTGGAGGAGCGGGACGACGGGTGCCTGCGGGCCACGATCCAGGGACGCGACGAGGACTGGCTGGTCTCGCTGGCGCTCTCGGCCGGCAGCCACCTCATCGCCGTCGAGCCGGCAGCACTGGCGCAGCGGGTGGGCGGGGCGGCGCGCCGCGCCCTGGCCGCCTACGGCCCCGACGCCGGCGGGAGGGCCGGACCGGCGCCGCATGCGGGCGGGGTATGA
- a CDS encoding helix-turn-helix transcriptional regulator: MSEQSRSAEERLVNLLLTLRSTRRGMSAEEVLEAVPGYAADNAESARRKFERDKETLRELGIALSTRGGADEPRYRISEEDYVLPELRLDASQAAALDLAASAWRHGSLPATARRALIKLRAVAEEPRAPAEAQDLADASAPLGAGELSADLSGEQIPEVLIAAVDERRLISFDYLSAHSGTSGGRTVEPHHLRMSQGAWYLDAVEAGQERTFNLARLSGLTVQDPPGAFIRRPRAVRAPQRALLAIRSGRALSLRLMGEEVEAGAAPADDDAPPLPEGALEGRDLYAVDYEDRFSFAGTLASMGDAVLVLAPAQLRRSVVSHLRAAAALGGLSEETRGADGSRGA, translated from the coding sequence GTGAGCGAGCAGTCCCGCAGCGCCGAGGAGCGCCTGGTCAACCTCCTGCTGACGCTGCGCAGCACCCGTCGGGGGATGAGCGCCGAGGAGGTGCTCGAGGCCGTGCCCGGATATGCGGCGGACAACGCGGAGTCGGCCCGCCGCAAGTTCGAGCGGGACAAGGAGACGCTGCGCGAGCTGGGCATCGCACTGAGCACCCGGGGCGGGGCCGATGAGCCCCGCTACCGCATCAGTGAGGAGGACTACGTCCTTCCCGAGCTGCGCCTGGACGCCTCCCAGGCCGCCGCCCTGGACCTGGCCGCCTCGGCCTGGCGCCATGGCAGCCTGCCGGCCACCGCCAGGAGGGCCCTCATCAAGCTGCGGGCCGTGGCCGAGGAGCCGCGAGCCCCCGCAGAGGCGCAGGACCTCGCCGATGCGTCGGCGCCGCTGGGGGCGGGGGAGCTGTCCGCGGACCTGTCCGGCGAGCAGATCCCCGAGGTGCTCATCGCCGCCGTCGATGAGCGCCGCCTCATCTCCTTCGACTACCTCTCGGCGCACTCGGGCACCAGCGGCGGGCGCACCGTCGAGCCCCACCACCTGCGCATGAGCCAGGGCGCCTGGTACCTCGACGCCGTGGAGGCGGGCCAGGAGCGCACCTTCAACCTGGCCCGCCTCAGCGGGCTCACGGTCCAGGACCCTCCCGGCGCCTTCATCCGGCGGCCTCGCGCCGTGCGGGCGCCCCAGCGCGCCCTCCTGGCGATCCGCTCCGGCCGGGCCCTGAGCCTCAGGCTCATGGGCGAGGAGGTCGAGGCCGGTGCCGCGCCGGCCGACGACGATGCTCCGCCCCTGCCCGAGGGCGCCCTGGAGGGGCGCGACCTCTACGCGGTGGACTATGAGGACCGCTTCTCCTTCGCCGGGACGCTGGCCTCCATGGGTGACGCGGTCCTGGTCCTGGCCCCCGCACAGCTGCGCCGCAGCGTCGTCAGCCATCTGCGGGCGGCAGCGGCACTGGGAGGCCTGAGTGAGGAGACCCGCGGGGCTGACGGAAGCAGGGGGGCCTGA
- a CDS encoding phosphoenolpyruvate carboxylase produces the protein MSNEIIPQVPEAYATGVMPFGQPSSRAVARGVRRETDAVLARAEVAHATDQARAVLAAGALSNASALVGLAEQCYQAAPAGAPYYEAILQAYGLGAARAVARF, from the coding sequence ATGTCAAACGAGATCATCCCTCAGGTTCCAGAGGCCTACGCCACCGGCGTCATGCCGTTTGGGCAGCCCTCATCGCGGGCTGTGGCGCGGGGTGTCAGGCGAGAGACCGACGCTGTCTTGGCTCGGGCTGAGGTGGCGCACGCCACCGACCAGGCTCGTGCCGTACTGGCGGCGGGCGCCCTGAGCAACGCCAGCGCCTTGGTGGGGTTGGCCGAGCAGTGCTACCAGGCGGCGCCGGCTGGGGCGCCGTACTACGAGGCGATTCTGCAGGCCTACGGCCTGGGCGCGGCTCGCGCTGTCGCCCGGTTCTGA